The Arachis duranensis cultivar V14167 chromosome 9, aradu.V14167.gnm2.J7QH, whole genome shotgun sequence genomic sequence GTGAGTTGGTAGTTTCAATGAAAAAGATATCAATGATAATCATAATAACAATAACCATAATAATAAGTAATCTTGTGGTGGAAAATTAAACCCCGAAAGGAAGCTAAGTAAGCACAGAAAGTAGTTCTATGTTACTACTGTTTTTGATGAAATTAAGCAATTTTCAGGAGAATTAAGTAaccataatatataaataaataaaagaaataagagaaattaataAACAATGTCATAGtcactaattaattttggtgaaaCTGAAAGGATAAAGCACTTCTAATCTTAGGTTGCATTAGAAATAAAAGACTTAACTGGAGAAAGGATGATAtattattgagtgtattcaAATTGTATTGTCtgaaatgatacaatataaaaaggtATGTATAGATGCTAAAAGAATTGTAATAATAAAGACATattcttataataaatattcagatatactaaataatactgtgcagtttctttttctactttccttttgtttgagaagaaaaatcaattttcaattttctttttcagttcGTTGGTCGCATTAGGTCATCATCGCTGGTTCGTTCTTACTCATATCGCATTAGGTCATCATCGGCTTTCCAGGTTCATTCGCATTCCTCATATCGCATTACTTTCTCCCTTGCTCTTTGTTCTTGGCTTCCATCTGATTAGAAGGTATTTGATTGTTTCTGTCTTTGTTGACGAGTAAATTCCCATAATAGTCTCTGAGATTCGAGTCGTTACCCAATGTGATCCCTAAGATCCCAATTGCACCATTATAATCCTCCAGATACGGCTCCGGGCACCATAATAGTCCCTGGACAGTTTTCCGGTGATGAGTCATCAACAAGACGCTGACGTGGCCTCATTTTGCCACGCTGGATGGTGCTAACAGCTAGTTGAGCTGGCACAGTTTCAGTTTATACCTAATGTGGTCCCTCCCCTTATATTTAACCCTAAATTCCCAAAATGTTCAgtaatttaatttcttcttcttcttcttcgttcttTTTCCATTCTTGTTGTTGCTATTGTTCCTGGAGCTGGAAGTGAATATCCATGATGGGTGGTGGAAGCACTAGAGTTGGAAGCTCTATTAGTTCACCGTGCAGTGGCCATCGAACGAGAACGCAAAGCAGAAGCAGAAGATCCGGGGTGCCGGAATGGTGCGGTTGCGGCTGCCGGCCAGTTCTCAGGTGGTCTGGGACAGATTCAAACCCAAATAAACCATTTTTTGGTTGTCCCAATTATAATGTGAGTTATCAGTATTAGTTGTGTTGTTATGATTGCTCCTTCCTACCTGACTGTTCTTCTTCCCTGAAGTTTGAGCATGTTACATGTTTGCTTGATTACAGACAAGTGGAAAGAGATGGTGTGGGCTTTTTGTGTGGCCAGATACTGAGCAGGATGAACCAGTTGAGAAACCAGAATCTTATGGAGATAATCATGAAGTGAAGATGAACTTTGATTGGAGGCTTGGGAGATTAGAAAAAGATGTCCGGAATCAAAAATTGGTTAACCAATTGTTGGTATTAGTTGTGTCTGTATCGGTTGTGTTAATTGTTATCCTGTATTGTAAAGCCTGAGTTAAAAGAGTTGGTGGTGTATACCCTGTATTCATTGAATGAATAATATGTAAAAAATGATAACATGATTATGGTATTAGAAACTTTTGAATAGTGTTTGTTGATGGAATGTAAACTTGGATAactcaattaattaaaatagtaatatgCTAAAGAAGGCAGCATAAGTGATTGAAAACTAGCCAACACTGAATTAAGATAATGGTTCAAACTTAAAAGATAATTGTATTAAGCTAATGGTTCAACTTAACATAGTTAGTCACATAACAAAAAGGGCATCCATCTAACATGAGCATGTTAAACAAAGTTGCCTCAAAAGGGAGGACTTTACAGCAAAACATAAAGGATTGTTTTTTCCTTGTGTAGTCCTTGTCTAGCAAAAAGTACTAACATCAAAACAGATAGCCCTATACATATTAAGCTAAAgtcttcaattcttctttctTGGAGCCTTAAATCCTGGAGTTGGGATGAACTTCATGTAATTGACAAGTTTTGATGCAGTTCCTGAACTAGCACCCTGCATGGGATTCACTGGGACAGAAGTTGCTAGTGGAGAGGATCTTCTCCTTGGTGATAATTTTGAAGGCCTTTTTATTCCATGATCCTAGATAGAAATTATTTACATTACACATAAATGATGATTCactttaatcacaaaaaaattaagaaatgtaaataggaAGTTACCTTTTGAGAATCTTCTACATCAGAAGCAGTTGGCTGAGATATATCTATCTCTACAGGTTGTGCATCAGAAGTGGCTTGGCCAATCTCAGAAGTGGCTTGAGGCTGCTGAAGTTGCTGCTCAGATGCAGGGGCACCtccttcatttttcttcttcttattagcctcagcagcagcagcagcaactgCAGCAGCTGCAGCAGCATCACAAACTCTCTTCTTCTTACAACCTCTCTTTGTATGTCCTTTATCAC encodes the following:
- the LOC107464119 gene encoding uncharacterized protein LOC107464119 — encoded protein: MGGGSTRVGSSISSPCSGHRTRTQSRSRRSGVPEWCGCGCRPVLRWSGTDSNPNKPFFGCPNYNTSGKRWCGLFVWPDTEQDEPVEKPESYGDNHEVKMNFDWRLGRLEKDVRNQKLVNQLLVLVVSVSVVLIVILYCKA